From the genome of Muricauda sp. SCSIO 64092, one region includes:
- a CDS encoding OmpA family protein, whose amino-acid sequence MRLFLVSLFSLGLISLKAQEVTVTDLQTTMEEEVSPNPTIDEAGTADFVHKTTTSSPTQNRTAKKLLKIADKAFDNMWYSEAAEHYEQAFSYMNGVPAMQTLQKAADSYYFIGDMENASRWYTVLFENYEDVLSKDDLFKYSHVLKGIGRKQNADRVLTIIAGKDFENTTPSYLKYREQIVLKNLKINTKYSEFSPIPKPDGRIVFSSSADTGFLKTKRYKWNNQPFLDLYEAKTKGDGYEFSDVKKLSKTINTKHHEASASFSPDGNTMYFTRNNNNRKKRDKKNVNHLKIFRSKYDNEKWGPAKEVSFNNENYSTGHPALSKDGKQLYFVSDMPGGYGYTDLYVVDIDENGAFSEPRNLGPEINSSRKEMFPFVTEDKLYFSSNRKSGLGGLDIYQSDIGNGVAEKPINLGKPFNSIRDDFSFMLLKDKETGYLASNRKGGKGDDDIYYFKKEQPENSIENRNRVNGMVIDAVTAAPVPNANVTLFDSNNLKIAELETGEDGAFKLENLISNYDYTLAITKDDYQEALESVTTKDNIEITFTHKLMPADAIVAQNAEGLPAFKTKAVYFNFDSSNIREDAKKELDRLADYLVDNQNIKLKIESHTDSRGSTVYNKYLSGKRAQASKDYLLSKGVSANQIVSAEGYGEDRLLNDCHDSASCSRQAHQLNRRSEFIFVYDKTTR is encoded by the coding sequence ATGAGGCTTTTCTTGGTATCCCTTTTTTCTCTTGGCTTAATCTCCCTAAAAGCCCAAGAGGTTACCGTTACCGATCTTCAAACAACTATGGAGGAAGAGGTATCGCCCAACCCCACTATTGATGAAGCAGGTACTGCTGATTTTGTTCACAAGACCACTACCTCATCCCCAACCCAAAATAGAACGGCCAAAAAGCTACTAAAAATAGCAGATAAGGCATTTGATAATATGTGGTATTCGGAAGCTGCTGAACACTATGAACAGGCTTTTTCCTATATGAATGGTGTTCCGGCCATGCAAACGCTGCAAAAAGCTGCGGACTCCTATTATTTTATAGGGGATATGGAAAATGCTTCCAGATGGTATACAGTCCTTTTTGAAAATTATGAAGATGTTCTATCCAAAGATGACCTATTCAAATATTCACATGTCCTTAAGGGCATTGGAAGAAAGCAAAATGCAGATAGGGTCCTAACTATTATAGCCGGAAAGGATTTTGAAAATACGACCCCAAGTTATCTCAAGTACCGGGAACAGATTGTGCTCAAAAACCTAAAGATAAACACCAAGTATTCGGAATTCAGTCCCATCCCCAAACCTGATGGGCGAATTGTTTTTTCTTCTTCGGCCGACACGGGATTCTTAAAAACCAAACGGTATAAATGGAACAATCAACCCTTTCTGGATCTTTACGAGGCCAAAACAAAAGGGGATGGTTACGAGTTCAGTGATGTGAAAAAACTGTCAAAGACCATAAACACAAAGCATCATGAAGCCTCTGCTTCCTTTTCTCCGGATGGAAATACCATGTACTTTACCAGAAACAATAACAACAGGAAAAAAAGGGATAAAAAGAACGTTAACCATTTAAAGATCTTTAGGTCCAAATATGACAATGAAAAATGGGGTCCGGCAAAAGAGGTTTCCTTTAACAACGAGAATTACTCCACGGGCCATCCAGCCCTTAGCAAGGACGGAAAGCAGTTGTATTTTGTCTCGGATATGCCCGGGGGGTATGGCTACACTGACCTTTATGTTGTGGATATTGATGAAAACGGTGCCTTTTCGGAGCCTAGGAACCTTGGGCCGGAAATCAATTCCAGCAGAAAGGAAATGTTCCCGTTTGTTACCGAAGATAAGCTCTACTTTTCCTCCAATAGAAAATCCGGGCTGGGCGGACTGGATATCTACCAAAGTGATATTGGGAACGGTGTTGCCGAAAAACCCATAAATCTGGGCAAACCCTTTAACAGTATTAGGGACGATTTCTCATTTATGCTCCTAAAAGACAAGGAAACCGGTTATTTGGCTTCCAACAGAAAAGGGGGGAAGGGTGATGATGACATTTATTACTTCAAAAAGGAACAGCCCGAAAATAGTATTGAAAACAGGAATCGCGTTAATGGAATGGTCATTGATGCCGTCACCGCTGCGCCTGTGCCAAATGCGAATGTCACTTTATTCGATTCCAATAACCTTAAGATAGCTGAATTGGAAACTGGGGAAGATGGGGCTTTTAAACTTGAAAACTTGATTTCAAACTACGATTATACCCTCGCCATCACCAAAGACGATTATCAGGAAGCCCTGGAGTCCGTAACCACCAAAGACAATATTGAAATTACGTTTACACACAAACTAATGCCTGCAGATGCCATAGTGGCCCAAAATGCGGAAGGCCTTCCTGCGTTCAAGACGAAAGCCGTATACTTCAATTTTGATAGCTCCAACATCCGTGAAGATGCCAAAAAGGAATTGGATAGATTGGCAGATTACTTAGTGGACAATCAAAATATAAAACTGAAGATTGAATCGCATACAGATTCCAGGGGTAGTACTGTATACAATAAGTACCTATCCGGAAAACGTGCCCAGGCATCCAAGGATTATCTGTTGTCAAAAGGGGTGTCCGCCAATCAAATTGTCAGTGCCGAGGGATATGGGGAGGACCGATTGTTGAACGATTGTCATGATAGTGCCTCTTGTTCAAGGCAGGCACATCAGTTGAACAGGCGTTCGGAGTTCATTTTTGTGTACGATAAAACAACACGATAA
- a CDS encoding M23 family metallopeptidase: MANKKRKGREIKKKLLHKYRLVILNESTFEEKISFKLNRLNVFVTGTLFIIVLIGLTTLLIAFTPLREYIPGYSSTRLKRQATELTYRTDSLVTVLNYTNRYLDNVRLVLRGEVENNETNRDSLFERYKLDPSKVNLDPIEQDLRLREEVALEDKYNLFERNLEDFGNALFPPVTGTISQGFDAEKKHFAIDVVAAQGSPVKAVADGTVIFSEWTAETGYVIILEHRDNIISVYKHNGSLSKSQGDLVRSGEVIASVGNTGELTTGPHLHFELWLDGKPKDPADFIDFN, translated from the coding sequence ATGGCAAACAAGAAAAGGAAGGGAAGGGAAATCAAAAAGAAACTGCTGCATAAGTATCGATTGGTGATACTTAATGAGAGTACCTTCGAAGAGAAGATTTCCTTTAAACTGAACAGACTCAATGTTTTTGTTACCGGTACGCTATTCATTATTGTCTTAATTGGCCTGACCACTTTATTGATAGCCTTTACCCCACTCCGTGAGTATATTCCCGGATATTCCTCAACAAGGCTCAAAAGACAGGCCACCGAACTTACCTATAGAACCGATTCCCTGGTCACCGTCCTTAATTATACCAATAGGTATTTAGACAATGTGCGGTTGGTACTCCGTGGGGAGGTGGAGAATAATGAAACCAATCGCGATTCCCTTTTTGAACGTTATAAATTGGACCCTTCAAAAGTTAACCTGGATCCCATTGAACAAGATTTAAGATTGCGGGAAGAAGTGGCCTTGGAGGATAAATACAATTTGTTCGAACGAAATCTCGAGGATTTTGGCAATGCGCTTTTCCCCCCGGTCACAGGGACCATATCCCAAGGTTTTGATGCGGAAAAAAAGCATTTCGCCATTGATGTTGTCGCAGCTCAGGGCTCCCCTGTAAAAGCAGTTGCGGATGGAACCGTGATTTTTTCGGAATGGACGGCAGAAACGGGCTATGTCATTATCCTTGAGCACCGGGACAACATTATTTCCGTTTATAAGCACAATGGCTCCTTAAGCAAGTCCCAAGGGGATCTGGTACGCTCTGGGGAAGTTATTGCATCCGTTGGCAATACCGGGGAACTCACCACAGGTCCCCACCTTCATTTTGAACTATGGCTGGACGGAAAACCAAAGGACCCTGCAGATTTTATTGACTTCAATTAG
- a CDS encoding GH3 auxin-responsive promoter family protein, protein MSLKSFAAKIFARRIVRRNLKWIANPVTTQKRVFEELIARAKGTQFGSDHDFSNIKTHQDFVKNVPIRDYEQLKPYVELIKEGKTDILWPGKPAYFAKTSGTTSGAKYIPITKESIKHQVNASRDAILTYIHETRNSKFVDGRMIFLQGSPELDEIGGIKMGRLSGISAHYVPNYLQKNRLPSWETNCIEDWETKVNAIIEETENEDMTVIAGIPSWVQMYFEKLKEKHGKDVGALFKNFELFIYGGVNYEPYRAKFEGLIGRPVDSIELFPASEGFFAYQDTQKEKGMLLLLNSGIFYEFVKADDFFGPAPERLTIGEVELGVNYVMIISTDAGLWSYNLGDTVQFISLEPFKVIVSGRIKHFISAFGEHVIAKEVEQAMQEGIENTDAEVNEFTVAPQITPADGELPYHEWLIEFGKLPSDMEKFIAILDQSLQDQNSYYFDLIDGKILQTLKVSCIEKDGFKNYMKSIGKLGGQNKIQRLSNDRKLADSLQSYTI, encoded by the coding sequence ATGTCCCTAAAGTCGTTTGCCGCCAAAATTTTTGCCCGTAGGATCGTAAGGAGAAATCTGAAATGGATAGCGAATCCCGTTACCACCCAGAAGCGGGTTTTTGAAGAATTGATTGCACGTGCCAAAGGGACACAGTTTGGGAGCGACCATGATTTTTCCAATATCAAAACCCATCAGGACTTTGTCAAGAACGTTCCCATAAGGGATTACGAGCAACTAAAACCTTATGTAGAGCTGATCAAAGAAGGAAAAACGGATATCCTCTGGCCGGGGAAGCCCGCGTATTTTGCCAAGACCTCAGGCACTACATCGGGAGCAAAGTACATTCCCATTACCAAGGAATCCATTAAACATCAGGTAAATGCGTCCAGGGACGCCATCCTGACCTATATTCATGAAACCCGAAATTCCAAGTTTGTGGATGGAAGGATGATTTTCCTGCAGGGCAGCCCGGAACTTGATGAGATTGGAGGTATAAAAATGGGGAGGCTATCTGGCATATCTGCCCATTATGTCCCCAACTACCTGCAAAAAAACCGTTTGCCAAGTTGGGAGACCAATTGTATTGAAGACTGGGAAACCAAGGTGAACGCCATTATTGAGGAGACCGAAAATGAGGATATGACCGTCATTGCGGGAATACCTTCCTGGGTACAAATGTATTTTGAAAAGCTTAAGGAAAAACACGGTAAGGACGTTGGAGCGCTCTTTAAGAATTTTGAGCTCTTCATTTATGGGGGAGTGAATTATGAACCGTACAGGGCCAAGTTTGAAGGGTTGATAGGTAGGCCCGTGGACAGCATTGAGCTTTTTCCGGCAAGCGAAGGGTTCTTTGCCTATCAGGATACTCAAAAGGAAAAAGGGATGCTTTTACTTTTGAATTCAGGTATCTTTTACGAGTTTGTAAAAGCAGACGATTTTTTTGGGCCGGCCCCTGAACGCCTAACCATTGGGGAGGTGGAATTGGGCGTCAATTATGTTATGATCATTAGCACGGATGCCGGGCTTTGGAGCTATAACCTAGGGGATACCGTTCAGTTTATTTCTTTGGAACCCTTTAAAGTAATAGTGTCGGGGCGAATTAAGCACTTTATTTCCGCTTTTGGGGAACACGTTATCGCCAAGGAAGTGGAACAGGCAATGCAGGAAGGCATTGAAAACACGGATGCGGAAGTGAACGAGTTTACCGTGGCCCCACAAATTACACCAGCGGATGGCGAACTTCCCTATCACGAATGGTTGATAGAATTTGGGAAGCTTCCTTCGGACATGGAAAAGTTCATAGCAATTCTGGATCAATCCCTCCAGGACCAAAACAGCTATTACTTTGATTTGATTGACGGAAAAATCCTTCAGACCCTAAAAGTATCCTGTATTGAAAAGGACGGATTCAAGAACTATATGAAGTCCATTGGAAAATTGGGGGGCCAGAACAAGATCCAGCGCTTGTCCAACGATCGAAAACTGGCAGATTCGCTTCAATCCTATACCATTTAG
- the tatA gene encoding twin-arginine translocase TatA/TatE family subunit — translation MISLSFFLGMLGPWQIVLIVVVVLLLFGGKKIPELMRGLGSGIKEFKDASKEDEKLEDKNGASS, via the coding sequence ATGATTTCCCTATCTTTTTTTCTAGGTATGCTTGGTCCTTGGCAAATTGTCCTTATAGTTGTAGTGGTTCTTTTGCTTTTCGGAGGAAAGAAAATCCCTGAGCTTATGCGAGGGCTTGGTAGTGGTATCAAAGAGTTCAAGGATGCCTCAAAGGAAGATGAAAAGTTGGAGGATAAAAATGGGGCAAGCTCCTAA